The Ectothiorhodospiraceae bacterium 2226 region GCGCATCGATGCCCCCGCCGTGCTGGGCCAGCAGGCGGATGAGCTTCTGGTGCATGGCGTGCAGGTCGTCCAGGCTGAACAGCCCGCGCGCCAAGCCGGACTGGTTGGTGCACACCGCGATGCGGTAGCCGGCGCGGCGCAGCCGCGCCATGGCCTCCAGGCTGCCGGGCAAGGGCACGAACTCGTCCGCGCTCTTGATGTAGGCGTCGGAGTCGTAATTGATCACGCCGTCGCGGTCGAGGATGATCAGCCGCTGAGCTTCCATCAGGCGTCCCGGAACTCCGAGACCCGAATGCGCCCGTTGATCATGCGCGACTCGCGCGTGGCGAGCTTGTCCATCTTGCGCCAGAAGGCCTCGTCCAACTTGAAGCCGGCCGAGATGGCGGTGCCGAGCACCAGTATGAACAAGTCGGCCACTTCCTCCGCGAGTGCCTCGGGCGCCTTGCCCTTGGTCACGCAGGCGGCGATCTCGCCGAGCTCCTCCGCCATGAGGGCGACGCGGTAGGTCATGTCCTCGCCCCCGGTGTTTTTGAAGTCGTGCTTGTCGTGAAAGGCCTGCACCGCGGCCATCATGGCGCTGAAGCTGTCGTCGCGTTCGGCCATCGTGGGTCTCCTCAGCTTTGCAGGCGCGCGATGTCGGCCACGCGCAGGAACAGGCCCTGCAGGCGCGCGAGCAGCGCCAGGCGGTTGCGCTTCAAGTCCGCGTCCTCGGCCATCACCATCACCTGGTCGAAGAAGGTGTCCACCGGCGCGCGCAGCCCGGCCAAGGCGCGCAGCGCGGCCTCGTAATCGCGTGCCGCCAGCCGCGGCTCGACCTCGGCGGCCATGCGCTCCACCGCGTCGGCGAGGGCGCGTTCGGCCGGCTCCACCAGGCGCGCGGCGTCCAGCTGCTCGGGCCGTTCGCCTGCTTGGCGCAGGATGTTGGCGCAGCGCTTGTTGGCTGCCGCCAGCGCTTCGGCCTCCGGCAAGGCGCGGAACGCCGTGACGGCGCGCACGCGCGCGTCGAAGTCCGCCGGCTGCGCCGGGCGCAAGGCGTGCACGGCGTCGAACACGTCCGCGGTGACGCCCGCCTCGGCGTAGTAACCGCGCAGCCGCTCCAGCATGAAGTCGTACACCGCCTCGACCGGCGCGCGCTCCAGCGCGTCGCCGAAGGCCGCCACCGCCGCGTCCAACAGCGCGGGCACGTCCAGCGCCGCGAGGCGTTGTTCGATGGCGATGCGCAGCACGCCGAGCGCGGCGCGGCGCAGCGCGTAGGGGTCCTTGTCGCCGGTGGGCGCCTCGCCGACCCCGAAGATGCCGACCAGGCTGTCGAGCTTGTCGGCGATGCTCACCGCCTGGCCGACCGGATCCTGGGGCAGCGCATCGCCCGCGTAGCGCGGCATGTACTGCTCGTCGAGCGCCTGGGCCACGCCCTCGGGCTCGCCCGCGGCCATCGCGTAATAACGCCCCATGATGCCCTGCAGCTCGGGGAACTCGCCGACCATGTGGGTCAGCAGGTCGCACTTGGACAACAGCCCGGCCCGCTCGGCCTCGGCCGGTTCGGCGCCGATCTGCTCCGCGACCCGCCGCGCCAGCGCGGCGACGCGCGTGCTCTTGTCGTACAGGGAACCGAGGCGCTTGTGGAACACCACGGCCTTGAGCGGCTCGAGCTGCGCCTCCAGCGGCTGCGCGCGGTCCTGCGCCCAGAAGAACGCGGCGTCCGCCAGGCGCGGGCGGATCACGCGCTCGTTGCCGTGGCGCACCGCGTCGGGCTGCCGACTCTCGATGTTGGCCACCGCGATGAAGTGCGGCAGCAGCCGGCCCGCGCCGTCCACCACATGGAAATACTTCTGGTGCCCGCGCATCGACGAGACCAGCGCCTCGGCCGGGACCTCGAGGAAGCGCTTATCGAAGCTGCCCGCGAGCGCGACCGGCCACTCGACCATGCCGGTGACCTCGTCGAGCAGGTCCTCACCGATCACCGCCTCCCCGCCCAACGACTGCGCCGCGGCCAACACTTGGCGGCGCACACGCTCGCGCCGTTCGGCAAAGCTCGCCACCACCCGCCCGCGCTCCTCCAGCACCGCGGCGTAGTCGCCGGGGCGCGCGAGTTCGATCGGCTCGGGGGCGTGAAAACGGTGGCCGCGCGTGGTGCGTCCGGCAGGCAGGCCGAGCACCTCGGCGTCCAGCACCTCATCGCCGAACAGCAGCACCAGCCAATGGGCAGGCCGCACGAACTCGGCGGTGGAGCTGCCCCAGCGCATGCGCTTGGGAATCGGCAGCGCGGCGAGCGCCTCGCCAACCAGCGCCGGCACCAACTCGCCCGCCGCCTTGCCGGGCTCCACGCCACGGTACACCAGCCAAGCGCCCTGCTCGTTCTCCAGCCGCTCCAGGGCCTCCACCGCCACCCCGCAGGAGCCGGCGAAGCCCTGCGCGGCGCGGGTGGGCTTGCCCTCGGCGTCGAAGGCGGCCCGCAGCGCCGGGCCGCGCCGTTCGAAGGGGCGGTCGGGCTGCAGGGTCTCCAGCCCCGCGATCAGGACCGCCAGTCGGCGCGGGGTCTCGTAGTGGGTCAGCGCCTCGAAGCCGAGTTGGGCGCGCTCGAGCCCGTCGCGCAGGCCCTGCGCGAAGGCCTCGCCGAGGCGTTTGAGCGCCTTGGGGGGCAGCTCCTCGGTACCGAGTTCGATCAACAGGTCGCGGGGCGCGCTCATGCCGTGGCCTCCCCTTGCGCGAGCATCGGAAAGCCGAGCGCCTCCCGGCGCGCGTAATAGGCCTCGGCCACGGCGCGCGCCAAGGCGCGCACGCGGCCGATGTAGCGCGCGCGCTCCGTGACGGAGATGGCGCGGCGCGCGTCCAGCAGGTTGAAGGTATGGGAGGCCTTGAGCACCATCTCGTAAGCGGGCAACGGCAGCCCGGCGGCGATCAGGTCCTGGCTGGCCCGCTCGCAGCTGTCGAACCACGCGAACATGGTCTGCGTGTCGGCGTGCTCGAAGTTGTAGGCGGACATCTCGACCTCGTTCTGATGGAACACGTCGCGGTAGGTGATGCGCCCCAACGGGCCATCGGCCCACACCAGGTCGAACAGGCTCTCCACGCCCTGCAGGTACATCGCGATGCGTTCCAAGCCGTAGGTGATCTCGCCGGTGACCGGCCGGCAATCGAGCCCGCCCACCTGCTGGAAGTAGGTGAACTGGGTCACCTCCATGCCGTTCAACCACACCTCCCAACCGAGGCCCCAGGCGCCCAGGGTGGGCGATTCCCAGTCGTCCTCAACGAAGCGGATGTCGTGCACCAGCGGGTCGATGCCGAGTGCGCGCAGCGAGCCGAGGTAGAGCTCCTGGATGTCGTCCGGCGACGGTTTGATCACCACCTGAAACTGGTAATAATGTTGAAGACGGTTGGGATTCTCCCCGTAGCGCCCATCGGTGGGGCGCCGCGAGGGCTGAACGTAGGCCGCCGCCCAGGGCTCGGGGCCGATGGCGCGCAAAAAGGTGGCAGGGTGGAAGGTGCCCGCACCGACCTCCATGTCGTACGGCTGCAGCAATACGCAGCCACGCGCCGCCCAATAGTTCTGCAGCGCAAGGATGAGGTCTTGGAAGGTGCGCGGGGCGCCGCCCTCAAGTCCTGCCGCGGATTGCCGATTTTCAGTCAAGAAGTAGCCCTTTCGTGCCCGGTCGTGGAGGTCGAGAAAAGGCAGGCATTATAGCCTTGGCGGCCACGGCTGATAAGGCGGCGGTCTGCGCGCCGGAAGAAGTTGATGTTGAGGTGGCTCCGTGCCGCGCCGGTCGGAGTCGGGGTGACATGCCACCGGCGTGTGCCGGGAAGCCGCGCCGGTGGCCTGCCGTGGAGGGCATCGATGAGCGATTTGGTTCTGGGTCCGAACTCCACCGCCCAGTGGCACACACTGGTGCGCGACGCCGAACAGGCGGCCGGCTGCGCCTTGGCCGAAGAGCTGGAAAGCTACCTCGTTTTCCTGCTCATGCGCTTTGTCGCCAAGCCGGAGATGGCGCACAGCGTGCTCGCGCTCGAATACCTCGCCGGCCAGGCAAGCGGCGGCGGGCTGCGCCACGAGCGCCTGCGCGATGTGGGCGACAAGTGCCTGCTCTACTCCGGGCTGTTCCCACAGCGCGCGCGGCGCCGACGTGTGCGCCTCAGCTACTACGTGGACCTCGGTCGCGGCGCCTACCACGCCCTTGCCCAGAACACCGCCCATCAGCACGCCGACACCTACGAGGCCTTGGCCGAGGGTTTCGTCAACCTCATGGACGTGCTGCAGATCATGCGTCGGCTGCGCGGCGGCGAGGCCCCGCTCGACCCGATCGCCGCGCTCGAACTGCTGCGCGACACCGGCAGTGCCGGCGCCCGGCGCATGCTGCGCGAGGTCACCGACGCGGAGCCCTTCGAGGCGCCGAGCGACGCGCGCCATTAAGGTCGGCCGGGTCCGTCGGGCGCCCCGACCTTCGGTTTACCGCCGCTACCGGCGCTACGCCCCTTCCGGTAAGATAATCTGTTCGATGACCGCGAATCGCCGCCGCCGGCGGCCTCACCGATCAGGGCAGTGCCATGGACAAGCAGCGCAAGGCCGTCGCCCTCATCTCCGGCGGGCTCGACTCGATGCTCGCCGCGCGCGTGATGCTCGAGCAGGGCATACACGTCGAGGGCATTAACTTCTTCACCGGATTCTGCGTCGAGGGCCACACCCACGCGATTCGCAAGCGCGACCGCGAGCGTCCCAAGCGCAACAACGCACTGTGGAGCGCCGAGCAACTCGGCATCAAGCTGCACATCGTCGACATCTCCGAACCCTATAAGGACGTCGTGCTCAATCCCAAGCACGGCTACGGCGCCAACCTGAATCCCTGCCTGGACTGCAAGGGCTTCATGGTGAGCAAGGCCGTGGCGTGGATGGAGGAGAACGGCTTCGATTTCATCATCACCGGCGAGGTGATCGGCCAGCGGCCCAAGAGCCAGCGCCGCGACACCATGCCGGTGGTAGCGCGCGAGTCCGGTGCGGGCGAGCGCCTGCTGCGTCCGTTGTGCGCCAAGCTGTTGCCGCCCACGCTGCCCGAGCGGGAGGGCTGGGTGGACCGCGAGCGCCTGTACGACTTCAACGGCCGCTCGCGCAAGCCGCAGATGGCGCTGGCCGCGCAGTTCGGCATCGAGGAGTACGCGCAGCCGGCGGGCGGCTGCTGCTTTCTGACCGACGAGGCCTACTCGCACAAGCTCGCCGACCTGTGGCGTGCGCGCGGTAAGCGCGACTACGAAGTGGACGACATCATGCTGCTCAAGGTCGGCCGCCACCTGCGCCCGCGCCCGCACTTCAAGCTCATCATCGGGCGCGAAGAGGGCGAGAACAACTTCCTCGAGGGCTACCGCAAGCAATTCACCCACCTGCGCCCGGTCAGCCACAGCGGCCCGTTGGTGCTGCTGGACGGCGTGGCCAACGATGCCGACCTGGAGCTCGCGGCGCGGGTAACGGCCCGCTACAGCCAGGGACGCAGCGCCGCGGCGGTGCGCGTGGCGGTCACCCGCGACACCGGCGAGGAGCGCGAGTTCGAGGTGCCGCCGTTCGCCGCCGACGCCATTCCGCAGGAGTGGCACGTGTGAGCCACGTGGTGCTCGATGCCCGTCGTCTGCTCTGTCCGATGCCCGTGATTCGGGTGCAGGACAAGATCAAGGAACTCGCGCCGGGTGATACGCTCGAGGTGGTTTGCACCGACCCCGGCGCGGCCAGCGACGTGCCCGCTTGGTGCCGCGTGCACGGCCACCAGGTGCTCGACATCGCCGAGCGCGACCGCGAACTGATCATCACCCTCAAGGTCTGCTGATGGACGCCGAGCCCCGTTCCGCGACGGTCACGCCCACGGGCGCGGCGCACGCGGGCGGGGCCCGCTATGCCGCCGCGCGGCGCGTCACCGTGGTCGGCGGCGCGGTCAATTTGCTGCTCGCGGCGGCCAAGATCGTGTTCGGTGTCATCGGCAACTCGGCGGCGCTGGTCGCCGACGGCGTGCACTCCCTGTCGGACCTCATCAGTGACGCGATGGTCCTGCTGGCCGCCAAGCACGGCAGCCGCGCCGCCGACGCGGAGCACCCCTACGGGCACGCCCGCATCGAGACCGCCATGACGGTGGGCGTCGGCCTGCTGCTGATCGCGGTGGCGCTGGGCATCATGTGGGACGCCGCCCGGCGCTTGCTCGACCCCGCCTTGCTGTTGCATCCCGGCCTGCTCGCGTTGGCCGTGGCGGTACTCTCGGTGCTCGCCAAGGAGGCACTCTACCACTACACCGTGCGCGTCGCCCGGCGCATCCGCTCCAACCTGCTGCGCGCCAACGCTTGGCATCACCGTACCGACGCCATCTCCTCGGTGATCGTGGTGCTCGGCGTGCTCGGCGTGATGATCGGCTACCCATGGCTGGACGCCGTGGCGGCGGTGGCGGTGGGGCTGATGATCATCAAGATCGGCTGGCACCTCGCCTGGCACAGCCTGCGCGAGTTGGTCGATACCGGTCTCGACGCCGCACGCCTGGACGAGATTCGGCAGGTGATGTTGGATACCCCGGGCGTGCGCGCGCTGCACCAGTTGCGCACGCGGCGCATGGGCGCCGAGGCGCTGGTCGACGTGCACGTGTTGGTGGACGGGCGGGTGAGCGTCTCCGAGGGTCATCAGATCGGCGAGACCGTCCGCGCGCGGGTGATTGACGCGATGGAGGAGGTCAGTGACGTGACGGTGCACGTCGACCCCGAGGACGATGCCAGCGCCGCCCCGTGCCTCGACCTGCCCGAGCGCGATGCGGTGCGCGCGGCCTTGCATGCGGCCTGGGCCGACGTGCCTGAGGCGCGCACCGCGCGCCGCCTTGTGCTGCACTATCTGGATGGGCGCGTGCACGTGGAGGTTATCCTGCCGCTGGACGCCACGCGCGACGCCGCGCACGCCGAGCGCATCGCCGAGGCGCTGCGCGAGCGCGCGGCGCGGCTGCCCTACGTGGGACCCGTGGAGGTGATGTTCAGCTAGGCGCACCGCCGCAGTGCCCGCCCCACGCCGCACGCACTACATCGGGGCGCGCGGGCGCCACATGCACCACATTGGTGCGTGGGCGGCGGCAGCGGCCCGCTCGGGCGCCCCAGGATTAAGCGCTTAGACGCTGGCACGGAACCTGCTACGTCTCGGCGCAAGGTGCCGCCACCCGCGGCACGCTACACACCGATCGATATACGCCAGTTGGAGGCGAAGCCATGTCTCAGGATGTTTTGAAGCTGATCGAAGAGAAGGGCGTGAAGTTCGTGGATTTCCGCTTCACGGACACGCGCGGCAAGGAGCAGCACGTCACCGTGCCGGCCAGCACCGTCGACGCCGACGTGTTTACCGACGGCAAGATGTTCGACGGCTCCTCGATTTCGGGCTGGAAGGGCATTCAGGAGTCCGACATGATCCTGATGCCGGACGCCGAGACGGCAATCATGGACCCGTTCTTCGACGAGCCCACGCTCAACATCCGCTGCGACATCATCGAGCCCAGCACCATGCAGGGCTACGACCGTGACCCGCGCTCGCTGGCGCGCCGCGCCGAGGCCTACCTGAAGAGCACCGGCCTGGCCGACACCGCCTACTTCGGCCCCGAGAACGAGTTCTTCATCCTGGACGACGTGCGCTGGGGCGCCGACCTGTCCGGCTCGTTCGTGAAGATCGACTCCGAAGAGGCCTCCTGGAACTCCGAGAAGGTCTTCCAGGACGGCAACATGGGCCACCGCCCGACGGTCAAGGGCGGCTACTTCCCGGTGCCGCCGGTCGACTCCCTGCACGACATCCGCGCCGCCATGTGCCTGGCGCTGGAGGAGATGGGGATGAAGGTCGAGGTGCACCACCACGAGGTGGCCACCGCCGGCCAGTGCGAGATCGGCGTGGGCTTCAACACCCTGACCAAGAAGGCCGACGAGGTCCAGATCCTCAAGTACGTGATCCAGAACGTGGCGCACGCCTACGGCAAGAGCGCGACCTTCATGCCCAAGCCGCTGGTGGGCGACAACGGCAGCGGTATGCACGTGCACATGTCGCTGGCCAAAGAGGGCCAGAACCTGTTCAGCGGCAACAAGTACGGCGGCCTGTCCGACACCGCGTTGTACTACATCGGCGGCGTGATCAAGCACGCCCGCGCCCTGAACGCGCTGACCAACGCCTCCACCAACAGCTACAAGCGCCTGGTGCCGGGCTTCGAGGCGCCGGTGATGCTGGCCTACTCGGCGCGCAACCGCTCCGCCTCGATCCGCATCCCGTACATCACCAACCCGAAGGCGCGCCGCATCGAGGTGCGTTTCCCGGACTCCACCGCCAACCCCTACCTGTCCTTCGCCGCGCTGATGATGGCCGGCCTGGACGGTATCCAGAACAAGATCCACCCCGGCGAGGCGATGGACAAGGACCTCTACGACCTGCCCAAGGAAGAGGCCAAGGAGATCCCGACCGTGTGCCACGCGCTGGATCAGGCCCTCGAGGCGCTGGACCGCGACCGCGAGTTCCTCACCCAGGGCGGCGTGTTCAGCAACGACATGATCGACGCCTACATCGCCCTCAAGATGGCCGACGTCACGCGCCTGCGCATGACCACCCATCCGGTCGAATTCGACATGTACTACAGCCTGTAAGGACGTCGACGCAGCCGTGCAAGCGCCCCTTCGGGGGCGCTTTTTTTTGATCTCGGCTGATCAAAGAAGCCTAAAGAACACCATGCTGGATTCATCATACCGCAGCGAGAAACGTGGTCCTCGCGATGCTGCGTGACGAACGGCTCGAAGCCGTCGGTTACGACGGCGTCCATGGTGCGTTCCGAGGGTATCGTTTATCGACGGCGCGGTGCCAGTGGACAACCGGGCTGCAGGCGTTGAAGGGCTCGTCGCTCCCGCTGGACCTCTAACCTGGATCATGCAGCGCTTGCACTGCATCGAAGGGCGAATCGGTCATCCTGCACTGGGCCTCGCTGCGCGAGCAGTTCGCGCAGGAGTACAAGGGCGCACCGAAGACGTAACTCAACCGCGAGTTTCTGCCTTCGCGCGGGCGTTTTGGAGAGTTTGCAAGCCCCCCGCCAGCGGTTCTTTCCGACAGCCGAGCAAGGAATCAATCCTGCCTACCTGCTCGGCGGGAGCGGCCAGGTTGTTCGCGCATTTGCTCCGATTGCCCGACGAACGCAAGTCATCGCTCGGCGTGATGCACAAGGACGTGCATGCCGGCATCCTCGAGCCTCATATGGAGCGTTATGAGGCCTGCACCGACGCGGTCGAGGTGACGGGGTCGTGGCTGAAGGCGCGCTCGCGGACCGGAGCTGTACTTCATTCCCGTGGAAAGCATCAGACGGTCCACGGATGCGTTGCTGCAACGCGAGCTTGGGATGGACGGGTCGATCTTTGATGGCCCGATTGTCCGAGACATCCCCCCGCTGCGCGGGGACGCTGCGGTGCAGTTCACAGGCACCGTGTACAAGCGGATGCCGAGTGTATTCGAGCGTTACCTCGGCGGATCGCGGGAGGCGTTGTTTTACGGGGTGCGGTTCGATGGCAAGCGCGCGCTGCTGAGTGTGGGCGCGTTCGTTGAACCGCCGGTGGAGATCTGCAGCGCCGTCCGTCAGTCATAGGTGGGCGTTGGGGAGCTGCTTCGCGTGGAACTCCGCAGCGAGCGGGAGTGAGCCGTACATGTTGGTGCTGGTCTCGAGCGCCTGCGCGGCGGCCGAGGCTCAACCAGAGATTCCTTCATGCCCTCTACGGTATGGCGTCCCTGTCCAGCGTGCGCCGATTCGTCCTCCCTTGGTGCGCGGCGCGCCCGGCGCGCCGAAGCGCGCACTATTTTGGTGCATCCGTGCCCGCGCGCGCGGTATGCTGTGGGCTCGGTGGCCACGCTAACTGCCCGCTGCGGCAGCGGTCGCGCACCATCGCGGGGCTTTGGACCACTTCTTGCTACAGCGGGACTATGGACGAGATGCAGGAACCGCAGCGCCGCGCGTTGGACCACATGCACACCGCCGTGTTGTTGGTGGACGCGGCGTTGCGCCTGCGCTACCTGAACCCCGCGGCCGAGATCCTGCTCGCCGCCAGCCGGCGGCGCGTGACGGGCACCAGCTTCGCCGAACTACTCCCGGACGCCGAGTTTGCCGAGAGCCTGCGCGGGGCGCTGGCCTCCGGCCACCCGTTCACCGTGCGCGAGCGCGTGCTCCACATTCCCGCCGGCCAGCGCATGACCGTGGACCTTACCGTAACGCCGCTGCGGGAAGTGGGCGCGGGCGACGAACTGCTCATCGAGCTGACCCAGGTCGATCGCCAGCTGCGCATCTCGCGCGAGGAGCAGCTGCTCGCGCAGCAGTCGGCCACCCGCGCGCTGGTGCGCGGGCTCGCGCACGAGGTGAAAAACCCGCTCGGCGGCCTGCGCGGCGCCGCCCAGCTCTTGGAACGGGTGCTGCCGGCCGAGGACCTGAAGGAATACACCCAGGTCATCATCCGCGAGGCCGATCGCCTGCAGGCGCTCGTCGACCGCATGCTCGGGCCCAACAGCCTGCCGAGAAAGTGCGCGCTCAACATCCACGAGGTGTTGGAGCACGTGCGCAGCCTGGTGGCGGCCGAGGTGCCGCGCGGCGTCGCCATCGGGCGCGATTACGACCCCAGCATTCCCGAGCTCTACGGCGACCGCGACCTGCTGGTGCAGGCGGTCCTGAACATCGTGCGCAACGCCGCGCAGGCGGTGGAAGGCGAGGGGCATATCACGCTACGCACGCGCACGCTGCGCCAGTACACCATCGGCCACGTGCGCCACAAGCTGGTGGTGCGCGTGGACATCATCGACGACGGCCCGGGTATCCCGGCCGACATGCAGGAGAGCATCTTCTTTCCCATGGTCACCTCGCGCGCCGAAGGCACCGGCCTCGGCCTGCCGATCGCCCAGTCCCTGATCGGGCAACACGGCGGGCTGGTCGAGTGCCGCAGCCGGCCGGGGCAGACGGTGTTCACCCTGCTGTTGCCGTTAAAGCCGGACCAGGGCGTCGATACCCGAACCGATACACAGCCAGGAGGGCCGGCATGAGCGGGCAGAGCCGCATCTGGGTGGTCGACGACGACCGCTCCATCCGTTGGGTGCTGGAGCGCGCGTTGCGCGACGAGCAGTTCGAGGTCACCGCGTTCGAAGAGGGGGGCGCGGTGCTGCGCGCCCTGGCGCGCGAGAGACCCGACGCGATCATCAGCGACATCCGCATGCCGGGTACCGACGGGCTCGCGCTACTGGAGCGCATCCGCAGCGATTACCCTGAGCTGCCGGTGATCATCATGACCGCGCACTCCGACCTCGACAGCGCGGTGTCCGCCTATCAGGGCGGCGCCTTCGAATACCTGCCCAAGCCCTTCGACGTGGATCAGGCCGTGGAACTCGCGCGCCGCGCGGTGGCGCACCGCGACGATGAGGCGGGCGCCGCCGCGCCGCAGGCCCTGGCCCCGCTGGAGATCATCGGCGAGGCGCCCTCCATGCAGGAGGTGTTTCGCGCCATCGGCCGCCTCGCGCGTTCCAACATCACCGTGCTCATCAACGGCGAATCGGGTACCGGCAAGGAACTGGTGGCCGCCGCGCTGCACCGCCACAGCCCGCGCGCGAACAAGCCGTTCATCGCGCTCAACACCGCGGCCATCCCGCGCGATCTGCTGGAATCGGAGCTCTTCGGTCACGAGCGCGGCGCGTTCACCGGCGCGCAGACCCAGCGCCGCGGACGTTTCGAACAGGCCGACGGCGGCACGCTGTTCCTGGACGAGATCGGCGACATGCCGGCCGAGCTGCAGACGCGGCTGCTGCGCGTGCTGTCCGACGGCGTGTTCTACCGCGTCGGCGGGCACGCGCCGGTGAAGGTGGACGTGCGCATCATCGCCGCCACGCATCAGGACCTGGAGGCGCGCGTCGCGCAGGGCCAGTTTCGCGAGGACCTGTTCCACCGTCTGAACGTGATCCGCGTGCACGTGCCGCCGCTGCGCGAGCGGCGCGAGGACATCCCCCTGCTCGCGCGCCACTTCCTGGCGGCCGCGGCGCGCGAGTTGAACGTCGAGGCCAAGACGCTCGACGCGCAGGTGGAGGATTACCTCACGCGTCTCGAGTGGCGCGGCAACGTGCGCCAGCTGCAGAACACCTGCCGCTGGCTCACCGTCATGTCGCCGGGCAAGGTGGTGCACATGGAGGATCTGCCGCCCGAACTCGCGCCCGGCGAGGCCTCGGTCGCCGCCCCCACCGGCTGGCAACAGGCGCTGCGCGAGTGGGCCGACCAGAGTCTCGCACGCGGCGATCAGGGCTTGCTCGATGTCGCGACGCCCGCCTTCGAGCGCATCATGATCGAGACCGCGCTCGCCCACACCGGCGGGCGCCGCCAGGACGCCGCGCGCCTGCTCGGCTGGGGGCGCAATACCCTCACCCGCAAGATCAAGGAACTCGGCATGGAGGTCGGCGCCGAGGCCGATTGACCGGGCCTCAGCGCGCGCCGTTCACGCTGCACTACATGCGCGCCCCGCCCATGCCGTGATGGTGGCGGGCGTGGTCCTGAGAAAGGCGCACGCGAGTCTG contains the following coding sequences:
- the ntrC gene encoding nitrogen regulation protein NR(I) codes for the protein MSGQSRIWVVDDDRSIRWVLERALRDEQFEVTAFEEGGAVLRALARERPDAIISDIRMPGTDGLALLERIRSDYPELPVIIMTAHSDLDSAVSAYQGGAFEYLPKPFDVDQAVELARRAVAHRDDEAGAAAPQALAPLEIIGEAPSMQEVFRAIGRLARSNITVLINGESGTGKELVAAALHRHSPRANKPFIALNTAAIPRDLLESELFGHERGAFTGAQTQRRGRFEQADGGTLFLDEIGDMPAELQTRLLRVLSDGVFYRVGGHAPVKVDVRIIAATHQDLEARVAQGQFREDLFHRLNVIRVHVPPLRERREDIPLLARHFLAAAARELNVEAKTLDAQVEDYLTRLEWRGNVRQLQNTCRWLTVMSPGKVVHMEDLPPELAPGEASVAAPTGWQQALREWADQSLARGDQGLLDVATPAFERIMIETALAHTGGRRQDAARLLGWGRNTLTRKIKELGMEVGAEAD